In one window of Gudongella oleilytica DNA:
- a CDS encoding BTAD domain-containing putative transcriptional regulator, producing MKLYITTLGEFDMSINGQSVMQDVSRSYKLFKLLQYFLTFKNKKLLPETIIDNLWQDQESADPKNMIRGQIFRLRQILKNILPSEEYLNITFNNGYYILEVGSDVVIDSDEMEKLIQKGNDLMLENREAAIKAYREAVSLYKGGYLWENTYEVWLVPVRSFYKRLYIKTIENIISLYSEKDDNETIVSLCEEAIAKEPYEEKLHIFMIESLLKLGKIKNALNHFDFMQVAFEKDMGITSTSAMREIHRRIQNYSTEKSELDIKELDKKLDEKQKNGPLLCDAEYFRFLYNSHKRLRKENDQQDYITLLTLRTTNDPSQDSEIYSTWNKLMTFVLDTTLRKGDIYTFWNDTQVLIMLPDVKEGAIQVIEKRVKKKYDELDKNDFRVTIKSKPIEKNTNLNFK from the coding sequence ATGAAGCTATACATAACAACATTAGGCGAATTCGATATGAGCATAAACGGCCAGTCTGTAATGCAGGATGTTAGCCGTTCATACAAGCTGTTCAAGCTTCTTCAATATTTCCTAACCTTCAAGAATAAAAAGCTTCTCCCTGAAACAATAATAGACAACCTATGGCAGGATCAGGAATCAGCAGATCCAAAGAACATGATCCGAGGCCAGATATTCAGACTAAGGCAGATCCTAAAAAACATCCTTCCAAGTGAGGAGTATCTCAATATAACCTTCAACAATGGCTACTATATTCTCGAGGTTGGAAGTGATGTAGTCATCGACTCGGATGAAATGGAGAAACTGATCCAAAAAGGCAACGACCTTATGCTGGAAAACAGAGAGGCTGCGATAAAAGCCTATAGAGAGGCTGTTTCACTATACAAAGGCGGATACCTTTGGGAGAATACCTATGAGGTCTGGCTTGTACCGGTAAGAAGCTTCTACAAACGCCTATACATCAAAACAATCGAAAACATCATCTCCTTATACTCTGAGAAGGATGACAACGAAACAATTGTAAGCCTTTGCGAGGAAGCCATAGCTAAGGAGCCATATGAGGAAAAGCTTCACATATTTATGATAGAGAGCCTTCTCAAGCTTGGGAAAATAAAGAACGCCTTAAACCATTTTGACTTCATGCAGGTAGCCTTCGAGAAGGATATGGGTATAACCTCAACATCAGCAATGAGAGAGATCCACAGAAGGATCCAGAACTATTCCACCGAGAAATCTGAGCTGGATATCAAGGAACTGGACAAAAAGCTTGATGAAAAACAAAAGAATGGGCCTCTGTTATGCGATGCCGAATACTTTAGATTCCTGTACAACAGCCATAAAAGACTTAGAAAAGAAAATGACCAACAGGACTATATTACACTTCTAACACTAAGAACAACAAATGATCCAAGCCAAGATAGTGAGATATACTCAACCTGGAATAAGCTAATGACCTTTGTACTGGATACCACTTTACGAAAGGGAGACATCTACACATTCTGGAACGACACCCAAGTCCTAATAATGCTTCCGGATGTCAAGGAAGGAGCTATCCAGGTAATAGAAAAGCGAGTAAAGAAAAAGTACGATGAGCTTGATAAGAATGATTTTAGGGTAACCATAAAATCAAAGCCGATAGAAAAAAATACAAATCTCAACTTCAAATAG
- a CDS encoding LPXTG cell wall anchor domain-containing protein, translating into MKKIQITILTALVVIAMVLNYQISFAAQDEEKTNSPKSSHITEEEQDKNGHDPIYEGNETIEVKFDDYDTESKVRVTKPGSDKSKEYEHEAGSVVINLSEILNEFDGDESGNKGGVFKVEITDSNGKTKTKNIKIKDQSPTEETEVPSDEEQESEEDTDANKPEDNTNPPSQGGTSSENEGESKEENEIEEQEEQQEEQQEEQQEEQQEEQQEEQQEEQQEEQQEEQQDEGSLTDNEQGSEEIDSEDEAEEVLSENDKTNKDLEEQNKEIKSVDSSEVVILDSEEVLPQAIPVVVIEETQSVPASAPTVQSTLPKTGAVSTTAISGIGAAMLLLGFAISKKDK; encoded by the coding sequence ATGAAAAAGATCCAAATAACAATATTAACGGCATTAGTAGTAATAGCAATGGTTTTGAACTATCAGATAAGCTTTGCTGCACAAGATGAAGAAAAAACAAATAGTCCAAAATCGAGCCATATAACTGAAGAGGAACAAGATAAAAATGGCCATGATCCAATATATGAAGGTAATGAAACTATAGAAGTAAAATTTGACGACTACGATACAGAGAGCAAGGTCAGAGTGACTAAGCCCGGATCAGATAAGAGCAAAGAGTATGAGCACGAAGCAGGAAGCGTGGTTATAAACCTAAGTGAAATTCTAAATGAATTTGATGGCGATGAGTCAGGTAACAAGGGTGGGGTATTCAAGGTAGAGATAACAGATTCAAATGGAAAGACAAAAACTAAGAATATCAAGATAAAGGATCAGAGCCCAACCGAAGAGACGGAAGTCCCATCAGATGAAGAACAAGAGAGTGAAGAAGACACAGATGCCAATAAACCAGAAGACAACACTAACCCACCATCACAAGGTGGAACAAGCAGTGAAAACGAAGGAGAAAGTAAGGAAGAGAATGAGATAGAAGAACAAGAAGAACAACAAGAAGAACAACAAGAAGAACAACAAGAAGAACAACAAGAAGAACAACAAGAAGAACAACAAGAAGAACAACAAGAAGAACAACAAGAAGAACAACAAGATGAAGGCAGCCTTACTGATAATGAACAAGGATCTGAAGAAATAGATTCAGAAGATGAAGCTGAGGAAGTTTTATCAGAAAATGATAAGACTAACAAAGATCTAGAAGAACAAAACAAGGAAATCAAATCAGTTGACTCTTCAGAAGTAGTAATTCTAGATTCAGAAGAAGTATTACCACAAGCAATACCTGTAGTTGTAATCGAAGAAACCCAATCAGTACCTGCATCAGCACCAACTGTACAGTCTACACTTCCAAAGACAGGAGCCGTAAGTACAACAGCTATATCAGGAATTGGAGCAGCAATGCTGTTGTTGGGATTTGCAATATCAAAGAAGGATAAATAG